The Streptomyces sp. NBC_00510 genomic interval CCTGCCGCCCCGGGCCTGGGTGCCCGCCTCCGACGCGGCCCGGCTGAGCCTGAGCGGCATGTGGTGGTTCCGGCTCTCGCCGACCGCCGGGGCCGAGGACACCTCCTTCGCCCGGCCGGACTTCGACGCCTCGCGCTGGGACATCCTCGCCGTCCCCGGCCACTGGGTGCTGGGCGGCCACGGCGCGCCCGCCTACACCAACGTCCGCTACCCCTTCCCCGTCGACCCGCCCCGGGTCCCCACCGAGAACCCGACCGGCGACCACCGGCACACCTTCGCGCTGCCGGACGACTGGCCCGCCGGCGGCGAGACCGTGCTGCGCTTCGAGGGCATCGAGTCCTGTGCCCGGATCTGGCTGAACGGCCGTGAGGTGGGGGTCTTCAAGGGGAGCAGGCTGCCCGCCGAGTACCCCGTCGGGCACCTGCTGCGGCCGAAGGGGAACGTGCTCGCGGTCCGCGTCCACCAGTGGTCCTCGGCCAGTTACCTGGAGGACCAGGACATGTGGTGGCTGCCCGGCGTCTTCCGGGACGTCACGCTGCTGCACCGGCCCGCCGGCTGCGTCGCCGACTTCTTCGTGCACGCCGGCTGGGACCGCACCACCGGCGAGGGCACCCTGCGCGTGGACGCCCCGTCCGGCGGCCGGGTCACCGTGCCGGAGCTGGGTGTCGACGTCGCGGCGGGCGAGCCGGTCAGCGTGCCCGCCGAGCCGTGGAGCGCCGAGGTCCCGCGGCTGTACGAGGCCGTGCTCACCGGCGCGGGCGAGCGCGTCCCGTTCCGCGTCGGCTTCCGTACGGTCGCGGTCGAGGACGGGGTGCTGAAGGTCAACGGCCGCCGGATCCTGTTCCGCGGGGTCAACCGCCACGAGTTCCACCCCGAGCACGGCCGCGCGCTGGAGATCTCCACCATGCGCGAGGACCTGCTGCTGATGAAGCGTCACAACATCAACGCCGTGCGCACCAGTCACTACCCGCCGCACCCCGCCTTCCTCGACCTGTGCGACGAACTGGGCCTGTGGGTCGTCGACGAGTGCGACCTGGAGACCCACGGCTTCGCCGGGACCGGCTGGGAGGGCAACCCCGTCGACGACGACCGCTGGACCCCGGCGCTGCTGGACCGTGCCGCCCGCATGGTCGAGCGCGACAAGAACCACCCCAGCGTGCTCGTCTGGTCGCTGGGCAACGAGTGCGGCACCGGCCGCGGCCTGACCGCCATGGCGCGGTGGATCCGCCACCGGGACCCGGACCGGCCCGTCCACTACGAGGGCGATCCGACCTGCGCCGACACGGACCTGTACTCCCGTATGTACGCCGGGCACGCCGAGGTCGAGCGGATCGGCAGGCGCGAGGAGGCGCCACTGGACGATCCCGCGCTCGACGCCAGACGGCGCGCGATGCCCTTCCTGCTGTGCGAGTACGCGCACGCCATGGGCAACGGACCGGGCGGACTGGGCGAGTACCAGCGGCTGTTCGAGACCCACGAGCGGCTGCAGGGCGGTTTCGTCTGGGAGTGGATCGACCACGGCATCGCACGCCGCACCCCCGACGGGAGGCGCTGGTTCGCCTACGGTGGCGACTTCGGCGAGGAGCTGCACGACGGCAACTTCGTCTGCGACGGGCTGCTCTTCCCGG includes:
- a CDS encoding DUF4981 domain-containing protein yields the protein MTMPAHPSGSPAARPELPYYEDFSPGHGALPPRAWVPASDAARLSLSGMWWFRLSPTAGAEDTSFARPDFDASRWDILAVPGHWVLGGHGAPAYTNVRYPFPVDPPRVPTENPTGDHRHTFALPDDWPAGGETVLRFEGIESCARIWLNGREVGVFKGSRLPAEYPVGHLLRPKGNVLAVRVHQWSSASYLEDQDMWWLPGVFRDVTLLHRPAGCVADFFVHAGWDRTTGEGTLRVDAPSGGRVTVPELGVDVAAGEPVSVPAEPWSAEVPRLYEAVLTGAGERVPFRVGFRTVAVEDGVLKVNGRRILFRGVNRHEFHPEHGRALEISTMREDLLLMKRHNINAVRTSHYPPHPAFLDLCDELGLWVVDECDLETHGFAGTGWEGNPVDDDRWTPALLDRAARMVERDKNHPSVLVWSLGNECGTGRGLTAMARWIRHRDPDRPVHYEGDPTCADTDLYSRMYAGHAEVERIGRREEAPLDDPALDARRRAMPFLLCEYAHAMGNGPGGLGEYQRLFETHERLQGGFVWEWIDHGIARRTPDGRRWFAYGGDFGEELHDGNFVCDGLLFPDRTPSPGLVEYKKVIEPVRIEGDPLGGTVRITNRHDVADLSHLRFTWSYEADGVAVAEGDLEVPPLAAGGTTELKLPEPAAAEASGEAFWLVRAVLARDTPWAPAGHEVAWGQWPAAERPGGRRTAPEPERPHRPRHAEGGVVLLGPGTFDAATGELRLLDGFALAGPRLDVWRAPTDNDLGAPWQSDPRFGLLWREAGLHRMRHRVDGVEAADDALTVTTRVAPAAGSFGLRTVYRWTADGDRLHLTVDVTPEGRWTLPLPRLGVRLGLCGTLTRAEWYGGGPGEAYPDTRAASRIGLHTATVDALQTPYVRPQENGARADVRRVRLRREDGTGVAIEGGPPFWFTARRWTGEELDAAAHTCDLVPGNILWVNLDHALHGIGSQSCGPGVLPRYRLEAAEASFGFTFTTLADGR